The nucleotide sequence CTTGGGCATATGAACTGGGCGTACCAACCCGAAACATGGATGCAGACAGGAGGCCCGGAGGCGACGATAGGACAACTACAGGGCAGCGCGTGCTACTGGCGGCGTGGCGAACCGGGGAGCTCCTAACTGGCGCTTTTAGCGCCGCCAGACGAACCAGGCGCTCACGCGCTCTCTTGGGTGGGCCGGCCCATCAACGCTGCCGTGCTAACGAGTTGGTTTTGTTCACAAAAAAACCCCAGTTTTGTTCGATAAAAAATGTGCTCCCGTGAGGATTCAAGCTACCACCGTTTAGGTCATGCGCATGTTGATTAACCACTAGAGCTACTACAAGATTGTGAATGTTTACGTTACAAAACAGTTAAAACATTGCTGTAATATTTCTTCCACATACATTCAAGAAAAAATGTTATTTTGATGGAAAAAAATAAGAACAAAATATTAAAAACAATCATGACttggaaaaaagttcatgtattcaaaaCAAAATTATGAATTaggaaaaagttcatccattttgagaAAAAGTTTACAAAATTtcaaaagttcattgattttgggaaaaagttcatcgattttgaaaaataagttcattgaatttcgaaaaaaagttcaccgactttcaaaaaagttcatctattttgaaaaaggttcacaaacttcaaaaaaaagtttattgaacttgagaaaaagttcatcgaatttcaaaaaagaccatctaatttgaaaaaagttcatcgaatttgaaaaatagttcacggATTAaggaaaaaattcatcaaatttgaaaaaagttcatcgaatttgaaaaaaaatcatgaattttgaaaaaaggtcatcaaatttgaaaaaactttcatataatcGGGTGAACTTTTTATATCAAattagaaaaaaggaaaaaagaaaacggaaaacggaaaataataaataaaagaaagaagaaataaaaaggaaaaagggaaaaaaagaataCAAGAAAGAAGAAGCTGCACATGATCACTTGACTGACCAGGCTCGGGTGGTTAGCTAGTGTTGTGCTGTAACCTTGCCACGCGGGATCGAATCCTTATCAGCGCTTATTTTTGCAGTAGTTTACGAAGGAAAAAAATGATCATGGGCTGGCCCATCGGGGAAGGCGGGGGTGCGGCGTGTACCATTATAACGCTTAGGATTTGCCGGCGAACCGTCGCATCACCACAAATCGTGGGGATCGGGCGAGACAACACGAATTGAATGAAACTTGTcgatgggcctacatgggctttcgGTCGTCGATTGACTTGATGAAGGAGATGATCTCTAGCTCTATGCACGGAGCAGCGGTCCAATTACGTGGGCTGAGTGGACTACAATAATGACGGGTGAAATTTTTGCAGCAGTTTACGAAGGAAAAAAATGATCATGGGCTGGCCCATCGGGGAAGGTGGGGGTGCGCCGTGTACCATTATAACGCTTAGGATTTGCCGGCGAACCGTCGCATCACCACAAATCGTGGGGATCGGGCGAGACAACACGAATTGAATGAAACTTGTcgatgggcctacatgggctttcgGTCGTCGATTGACTTGATGAAGGAGATGATCTCTAGCTCTATGCACGGAGCAGCGGTCCAATTACGTGGGCTGAGTGGACTACAATAATGACGGGTGAAAAGGCACCACGACGCTGGGTGAGACAATTGAACAAACCTTAGCCTTTTCTTTGCTGGATCCGACGGCTGACAGCACCAAATTGTTGTTGTGGCTTGTAGGTGCCCCATTATACTGTTTCTTAATACATTTTTTCCTGGCATTAAATTAGGTTTCAGCTTTCCACATATATCGCTACTCTTTTTCAAGATTTCCTAGGGCAACTCAAACGCGGATCACCAAAACCGCAAAACGGACCTCACCAAATGTTCGTGAACATGTTCGGGTGTGTCCGTGAACAGGGATGGGGGTGAAGGCCATCTAAATGTCCACTCCTGGTTTTTTTCCATATACCCGGACTAACAAAAAACAAAGATAAATAGCATATAATTTTTTAGCAATTGAAAGATAAATATTTCAATGCAACAATAATTCAAATAAATATATTACAATCCAAACATAAAGTTTCGAAATAAAATGTTTAAGTTTGAATCATCATAGTCGAACACATGTTCTATTTATGAAACGCCCAAAGGTGCCTAGCCAGATCATTTTGCAGCTGCTCACGAGTTCATTGATGTCAAATTTGATGATGCATTTTGATAAAATCCTCAAATTTCACTGGATTCTGGTGATGCATTTGGATAAAATTCTCAAATTTCACCGGATTCTGCCATGGACCGAACACTTGTCGTGCGTGGTGTCTATCATGGACGGCGTCAAAAGATAGCGGAGGATACTTGAGCTGCGGCTAGATAGCGGGTGGAACGGCTGCATAGTCCAAGGTGGGAAGGCGCTTGGGTGGAACACCAGAGGTCCGGCAAAGCCTGGATAGAGTGCGGTGGGAGGGACGGAGCGAAGGGAAAGAGGCTTCAGGTTGGGATATTTTGGGTGTCGGACGTCCGTTTATGAGATTTCAGACATCCAAACCAATTCAGCCATTTTTGGTGACCATCCAACATCTAAGGGCAACACAGATCATCAAATTTGGATGACAAAAAATGACTGAATCGTCCGGTCTGGACATTTGCGGGCAATTTAGTGATCAGCAATGGAGTTGCCCTACGGGTTTGTTGCACCTAAGCCATCAAGACATCTTCCTCTTTTCTCTTGTATTCTTCTCCTAGTTGATTCATTATCTCTACCATATTGCGTGAAATAAATTTGGGTTTCTGACAAGAAAATAGTATAACGAAGTTATTGGTATTACAGTGGActatatttatttttatgttgcttGACATGTTGAATTTCTCAAAATAACGTAAAAATAGAACTTTAACAAAAACAAAATGGCCCGCTATTGCTTCAAGTTATGTTTATACTTGACTAAGCAGAAGATCTTCCAGCCTGAGCTCAGAAACAACTAAAAGCACCATATGCAACAACCGAAAACGCGCATACAGCTCACAAACATTAGCTTCCCAAAACTAGGCATTATAGAGCGCTGCAGGATAAATACCTCAGCATTCAAGGGTAAGAAAGCATCACAACTGCAGCTTATTCAGGATTCGAAATCACCATAATCTTTAATCCGGTGTGTACAAAACTGTCTCCGACAACAAATTTAATGAGTCTACAAGGCAAATTCTTGAGTTCAGCCAGTAACACACCTCTGGTTGAACCCTTCGGACACTGCTGTAGGCAATTTAAGATTTTATTGCGGAAGGGGGTTGCAATGTTATCATTCACTTCAGTTTTGTAACTGCAGCATGTATGGCATCTGCAAGATGGGGTACAGTCCTGGAGCTCAAACCAGCCATGCTGATCCTCCTGCAAGACAAAATATATGACCTGTCAATATGAACTAGCTACAGGGGACTCTTGAGAATGAAAACCACCAAAGAAAGCAGTGTCGAGTCTACTAAATGTAAATGAACAGTACGACTGCAAAAGAAGACCTCAAAGTTACACTACTAATGCATTTGTGACGAGATATGTAAATGGGTGAGAATTCACAAGGCATTACCCATCAGATGTCATGTAAATGTGATATTCCTGCCTCATAAAGGCTACTTGATCACTGTTGAGCCCAGTGAAAGTAAACATCCCAATCTGCTTAATGATGTGGGACCAATCTCCAGGTGTTTCTGCATGATATGACAAATGGTCAACACTTTGGCATAGAGGAATTAGTAAGAAATGGACCAAAAGATTGAACATCCATAACTTGGAGACCGATGGACCTGAACCAGAACAGTTAGTGCACTACATGAACTTCAGATTTCAGGGAACTTAACAGGAACTTGGTAATAAACCGTATACAAATATAGGAGGTCGGATATTTATCAGATAAACCGTATACAAATATAGGAGGTCGGATATTTATCAGATTTTGCTAATAACCCAAGAAATTTCTGTTTAGAATAACGTAATACTAATATCCAAAGAACAATTAGTTCAGAGAAATTGTATCAATTgctgaaaataaaatgacactagGTTCTGATAGAAGATCCTGGGACAAATTATGAGACTGAAAAAGCCATTATTCAGACATAAATTATGTTATTAACAGCAAAGAGGAAACAGTGGACTTTGACAGAAACTAGTAGAGTACCTCTGATTTTCAGCGCATTAAAAAGCTGCTCCCTCATGCTAATTATCCTATCAGCCATGGCCTTCAGCTCCAGAGTCCATTCGTCGAACATCGCACTAAAAATTGAGAAAAAATAGTCAATAAGAACTAAGCACTACCAATTATTAGATTTGTCGATCTGCCAATAAAAATTCATTTCAACACAACTCATTCTATGATTGAATAGAATACTACCTGTCCTTAAGTATGGTAGCCACGATAGAAGCACCATGAAGAGGAGGGTTCGAATACATAGGCCTAATTACAAGCTTAAGTTGACTTTCAACCTTAACAGCTATATCAGCACTCCCACAAACCTGCAACATTAAGTTGGATTTTTTCTTTCAGCTCCTCAAACAACTCAATAAAATGAAAAATATGAGATGAAATACAGCCTCTTATGTATGACACAAGTTCACCAAGTACATCTACTATCTCATTAAAAGAAGGTTAAAAGAAGTTTCCATGTCATACTGAGGTATAAGTAGATAAGAATTATTACAGTTGTATAAGATATACAACTGCAACTATAGCTGTATAGCAAACACCTGTATGTAACTATAACCATATGCATTTTAGCATATTGGACCACAAAGCTGCGGAAGCAATTCTGGAAGTTAATTATTACCATCAACACAGCAAGAAGATGCCTACAAGCTCGAATTCAAGTCCAAAAACTAAGGGTAAGGCCACAAAGGTGAATAACAAAGTATTAGGATAAGATAACTTACGATGCTTAAAGCACCAACACGCTCTccatacaatcccatgttcttggcATAGCTTTGAGCCATGAGCAATTCACCACCATCAGCGACGAACATGCGCACTGATTGGGCATCTTTGTCAAGGCTTCCACTTGCAAATCCCTTCACAGGTCATTTCAAGCACATTACTTTATTTGTAAGCTATTTGGAAGAAAATATGCCATGTGAACAAAGAATCAACAAATTATGTGGCTATATAGTCATGTGGCATATTCCCTAAGAAGCATCAGTATTAGGCATGTCAATTACTTACTTGATAAGCACTGTCAAAGAATGGCAGCAATGCTTTTGATCTCATCAGCTGCCTGATCTGTTCCCACTGTTCCAAGGTTGGGTCGACACCAGTAGGGTTGTGGGCACATGCATGAAGCAGTACAATTGCGCCTGAGGGAGCTGAACTGATGTCTTCTAAGAGTCCTGCAGCACATAAACATATCCTTGATTAAGTAAGACTGCCTAAAACGATCCAGTAGAAGTGTGCAAACGTCGTCCTCTGAAATTGCAAATTGAGCACATAGTAGTGTATATGAAAAATTGAAGTAGGCACCTTGGAAATCCAGTCCACGAGTTGCAGGATCATAGTACCGGTAACTCCTAGCAGTCAGGCCAGCTAAAGTGAACACTTTTGGGTGATTCCCCCAGGTTGGCTGGGGGATGTAGATAGTGCGCTggagaaaatgttcatgatttagaaATTAAACAATGCAATTACGTCTAGCAACCAATAAAGGAGACAAGAAAAGCTCCTTACTTCATGATAGTGCCTTGCAAGAAATTCACCTCCCACTCTTAAGGAACCAGTTCCTGATAAGCACTGCACTGTAGCCACCCTATTCTCCTGAATAGCAGGACTAATCCAGGAAATGGGAGGTACTTTAATTAGACAATTTTACTCTTTGGTATGAAGGTTTGACTCAAAATTATCATCAGTTAAAGGTAGTAGTTTAACAAACACACCTGTCAGCACCAAAGATAAGCTTGGCACTCAACTTGTTGAAATCGGCCAATCCAGTGATCGGCAAGTACTCCTTAACACGTGACCTAAGCAAAGTAAGGAATTAGAGGTCAAATATGCCATCATAAGTTTCCACTGCAAGCATTTAGATACCATACACAATTGTTCTCAGTTCTGACAGCAGTAAATTTTATGTAAACTCATACAAGAAACTCCCCATGAGTCAACAGTTTATACTATACACGGAATGGAACACGCTGCAGTGCTTGTAAAACTGAATCATCTACTGAGAAATATATACTGTAACTAGCGACAAAGGAAATTCGAATAGCAATGCCGTGCCCGGAACTGCGAGTACAACTACGTCCGCTAATCCTACACGACCGTACAACATGGGGAAACCAGTAAAATAGCCTGAAAATGTATTATAATCACAAGTGGGTCGGTAAAGGTcgataaaatacctaggcaacaaTTATATTGGAGAATACAGTACGATGGCCACACGATCTACTAACAAAAGGATACCAACAACAACACTCCCACGCTAGGACGAGTATTTTATCCAGAGATCAGATCTACTATGACTAGTTGAATCCCGATTTTATTCAGTTCGGGATACAAGCTCACGGAATGAAACTTCAGTCACTTAAAAGGGGCACGAAAATCATGCGGATCATCCCGATTTGGAGCCAGACTTACTCGTTTTGGATCAGCATCTGCTCGGCGCGCCTGACCACATTCAGCACGAGGGGCTTCCCTTCCTGACTCGGACCAAAACACCAGCCATGGTCAAATCCAGCTCTGATCCAACAGGGAAGCGCAGCAATTCAATGAAATTCCCCAAAAAAACACCTCTCACCTCGGTCCGGTAGGCGCCGACTCCGAGGTTCACCTTGACGGGGCTGGGATCCTTGTTGTACGCGACCGTCACCTGCGTGAACACCCAAGCAAGCACCAATCAGGCCGACGGGACAAAGAAAACCGCGCGATCGCGCCGGACCAGCcggcgggggaggggaagggggggggggggggggggggagtcgggGATCGGTGGAGGGAGGGAGAGCTTACCCCGAGGATGGGGTCCTCCGGGCCCTGCGCGATCCCGGCGAAGACGGAGGGCGACGCCATGGTGGGGAAAGGTTGGAGGGAGGAGTCGGCGGAGGTGGCGGTGGCTGCTGATGTTCGTGGGGAAGAAGGCAGCAGGTGGCGCACCAGCGTACTTAACCTGCGGTCGGCGCCAGGCTGCGCCGCGCGCACGTTAGCCGTGGGCATCGCGGCCCGGCTAGGGTGCGCCGGCCCGTACGAGCGTCTCGGGCGCGTGCCGCGTGCGGCGTGTTGGGTGCTTGCTGTGGAATCGAGGGGCGCGGACGTGGGGTGCCGAGCGCACCCGCGTGCGGCCGCTGGGTTCGCTATAAACGGCGGGCGGgtgggcgggcggggtggcgccgCGGCGGATGGCTGTTTCCGCTGGCGTCGTGTCACGCGAATGCGTACACGCCAAAGTTCTCGCGGTGATCGGTGCCGTCGGGGTGTGGCTTGCCCCGGCGTCGCCTGGTGTGGGTCGTATTCTATTTTTCTTAGGAAAAAGACGCCGATAAGTGTAATAAGATGTGGGCGTTAGGAAGTCTGCTCACACATTTTGTATGGTGTATAAAAGGATGTATAAGAGGAACAGCCCATACATTTACGTGTGgacaaaacaagtaatgcccaatGCTCAaaaaaacaagtaatgcccacacacctctttttttctcgatccctctcacacgcgtgcgtgtgggcgaaatagataatgCCACACGCCCCGTACGTTAAGCCTCGcacctcgtggtcccgcacgccccgcgtgacagtcaccgcgcGTCCCACAGTTgtcatggtccagaccctcgttcatgttcgtttaactgtagttgccatgtcgctgaacttcggttgccatggttgcgcaactgcagttgccatgtatggtctggtctactgcagttgtcATGATTTCAAAATTTTAGGAGTTGTCAcccactaacactaggcagttgccgtgtagcactacaaaaaggcatggcaaaaaaacatgtttgagtaaaagagagagttgccatgtatTCACAGGCATGCTAGGGCAGCTGCCATGTAAAGAGAAAGAGTTGTCATCTGTTTATGTGCACGCTAGGACAGTtgtcatgtaccatgcaaaaacacatggcaactcgggtaaaaaagAGTTGACATTTGCTTACAAGGAAAGAtatggcagttgccatgtaccctgcagaaacacatggcaactaTTAGCTTTGGGTGTGagcgaggagacgggcgtgtgggcgaagtgATAAACGCACACACACCACCCCCTCTGCGTGCGTGAAAACTCGTGTGTGGGCGAATTGTTAAACGCCCGCACACAGCCCCCCGTGTGATAAAAAGAACGTGTGGGTGACCGGATGAATGTCCACGCACCAGTTTAGTCCTACGTGATACACAAAAACTGTTAGAACACGCCAAAATTCATGCAGAATTAGTTGGACGGAGATCAatctttttttaacacaatacagacaCAAGTACTCATATATACATGCATTCACTCATCTTTATAAGTGTATACACGTACATTCTATCCATATTAGCATCTTCAACATGCTAAGCCGgctatcatcttgagatttacgaagttatTATAGACGTCTCATCATCAACGAAAACGTCTCCCCTCATTGAAAGCACAACGCCAGAAAATTTGAAATaaatctagaaataatgcaagcatcAAGATTTAAACCCTGATGTGATGGGTTGTGTAACACTGTCCCTTTAACCATCTAACCCCAAGTTGTTCGCAAATTAATCCTTCTTTATGCGGCAAGATTATTCTAACCCAACCTGCaaagttcaacaaataaaaaactGGCCCAACTTGCAACAAATTATGATGTCACGTACTACTAGTGTGTGAAACATATAAATGCAGCGATGGCAATGGGAGGTCGCTCTTTTCCTGGGGTGAGTGAGACGTCATGCATCTTGTAGTATCAAAGTAAAGGAGACAAATGAGAGACACAAATGATCTACTGGTTCCATTGCAATGTGGGAGACCCACTTATATACATGGTGAAGGGGTGTGCTTTTGGGAGGCATCCCTTCCATACAATTGATCACATGTTTTTATTTCTCAACACTCCCCCTTGATCAATTCGTCACATGTATATTGCAAACTGAAAACTcctccaaaaaccttgtgggaaaAATTGAGGAGAAACCTTATAATAATATGCCATcaaaaactcctttaaaacccagTGGAAAAAATATAAAGAGAAACCAATATGGCATATATCCGCACTTGTATTTATATTGTCTCGTTAAAAACCTTATATGAGAAACCATCATGGAAAACTCATAAAGGGAAAAGGAGTACAATATGAGTGATTTGAGGATCACCAACGGGTTATAACTTGAGATTTTACTCCCCCTAAACTTTGCAAACCTCAAGAATATCTCATACCAATTCCACGAACCTAGTTCTGAAATGTAAACATGGATAGAGATACTGTGAATATCACAATAATCTGTTTGCATATTATCCTATTATGTTTCTGTAATTCACAAGGATAAATATAACCCATAAGCAATACAAAGTGACATTATCTTGGTAGATAATGATAATCTCCACATGATTTCACATGTGGCCAATCATTCTATGAAGTCATCCACATTTTTGGATGCTTCAAATGAAATAGAATGATCACTGGAAGGACTCGTTTAGAGTCTATTCTGAATACTTCCTTCAAAGTACTCTTCCAGCAAACCCAGTCTTTGATATGGCATTGTGGGATCAGATAATTAGCCACTATCAATATATTAAACCATGGTCCCATCTTGATTTTTCGAATGAAATTGATCAAGACCCTTCGTGCCCTGGATATATCCCAGGATATTCCTTACACAAACCTTATACCTTTCAGAGAATTGCACTCTCAATAAATTGCCAAAAACTATAGTGTCGGGCCTCACATATTTTGCAAGATATATGACTGCTTCGATGGTATTTAGATATGGCAATTCATGCTCATCTATCACTTCACCATCTCCCCTATGTCTCAAGGATCTATATCCCATATTAGGTATAACATGACCATATGTGTCTTTGCTATAAtatatccatattgaacttctccaATACTTTCGGATATATGAAGACTGATATCTTAGGGGGATGTGCTCAAGTCATAAGCTTAGCATAATTTGGTTTAACCCAAATATCCGTCTTAACATGATTGTGTGTATTTCATGTCTTATATACACTTTGATGATAAGATCATCGACACCACAAATTAAGGTGATGTAAAATCCAACCCAGGATTTCTTCATGAATACACGTCAACAATCATTAGTATGAGAGTAATCCTTGTCAAGGAATAACTCACTTAGTCGGTTGCACCACACAATTCTCCGACTACTTCAAGTCATAGAATGACTTCAGAAGTTCCACACATGCATGTTGCGATTTACCTTTGGATTCAGAATATCAAGTCATTCAATGACTTCAATATATACATCCAAACTAATTGACCCATGGAGTATGTAGACATTACATACATCAACCGTATGGATCTATACTGCCATTAACATTCAGTATCGAAACATAATTCCACTCATACCAAGAAGGTATGCTACATCGTAACCGATGTTGGGTCTCTGCGAAAACCCTtgtgctacaagcctcgctttctcaccacctcattTATTTTTGTTTCCAAACAAAAATTCACTTCTCTTCCCTCTGGAAGATACTTATGAGGAGCAGGTTTTACAATGGTAAATACCTCTCTTTGATGAGCGAGTGCCACTCTTCCTTAATTGCTTCCTTTCATTTGAACCAATATAAGTGCAACAACACTCTCCATGGATTTGGTTCAGGGCCCAAAAGGATTCTAGCAATTCTCGAGAAGAATTTTATGTCGACATATGTAGACTTTCTCATATACGATTCTCATGAATCAATATCATTGTGGAATTCTTATTACGCCTCTTAACTCCTTGTGATTTCCCACAACAACGGAGTCAAGGTGTTTCGATTCCCAACACCTAAAATGTGTGCACATATGTGTTGGACTTTGGATGCCGCGCATCCCTCAGGTGTCATTCAACCCGAGGTTGAATCATATTTACTGATCGAGGAGTCAATCTCATCATGTTTCCGCTGAAACATATGAGAACTTAATCTCATGCGACCAGAATTCTCCCCCTCTTGCTCTCATCTAGGGGGATGAGTGGTTTATTAGGTACCTCCACTCATTCTGGTACTTGACCATATTGACACCTTTGTCATCAGTAAATATACTTGGCAGATTATTTGCAGTATGCTGCAAATTTCTCATAACCTGAACATGCAGTTCAAATTCTTAAGTACGTGGACAAAATGTCTATGACATTTCTTATCCATTTCCTGGCATTCTTTGTGGTACACATCTCCCCTAATGCCAGAAAATGTTCTTATTGCAAAAGCAATCAGCGTATGGGCTGCAAATAACTCCCTTGCTAGGGTTAAGGTATTCGGCGGATTAATGAACATACcacagttattcctcacatagatcccaaccaTATGTGAAGGCCCATGATGTATGTTGGGGTGGTGATATCAGTATACAACCGAATTACCGAGATGGAAAATACTTCACTTATTTCCACGTACAAACTGCAAGGGGGTAAAGTATAATTTGATCTTATTTAGACCAAATACGCGGAGTGTGAGACCGCATGCCACCATCAACAAAGTGTTGGTAAATCATAATTCTGGAACATTGGCCAAGCAATATTGAATCTCTTT is from Triticum aestivum cultivar Chinese Spring chromosome 3A, IWGSC CS RefSeq v2.1, whole genome shotgun sequence and encodes:
- the LOC123062118 gene encoding aspartate aminotransferase, cytoplasmic, with protein sequence MPTANVRAAQPGADRRLSTLVRHLLPSSPRTSAATATSADSSLQPFPTMASPSVFAGIAQGPEDPILGVTVAYNKDPSPVKVNLGVGAYRTEEGKPLVLNVVRRAEQMLIQNESRVKEYLPITGLADFNKLSAKLIFGADSPAIQENRVATVQCLSGTGSLRVGGEFLARHYHERTIYIPQPTWGNHPKVFTLAGLTARSYRYYDPATRGLDFQGLLEDISSAPSGAIVLLHACAHNPTGVDPTLEQWEQIRQLMRSKALLPFFDSAYQGFASGSLDKDAQSVRMFVADGGELLMAQSYAKNMGLYGERVGALSIVCGSADIAVKVESQLKLVIRPMYSNPPLHGASIVATILKDSAMFDEWTLELKAMADRIISMREQLFNALKIRETPGDWSHIIKQIGMFTFTGLNSDQVAFMRQEYHIYMTSDGRISMAGLSSRTVPHLADAIHAAVTKLK